One genomic window of Muntiacus reevesi chromosome 4, mMunRee1.1, whole genome shotgun sequence includes the following:
- the EEF1AKMT3 gene encoding EEF1A lysine methyltransferase 3 isoform X2 has protein sequence MADSRPQPESEPDSVFPREVGLFADCYSEKSRFRFCGHVLTITENFGSRLGVAARVWDAALSLCNYFESQNVDFRGKKVIELGAGTGIVGILAALQGSVHEVSLSVCSPNCVCLHCLLSWYDARRAVLLVKVKPPMPHEILNLLICLKTLFKQIPCPPASPALLFSLLSRSFHVCVCIMDINMR, from the exons ATGGCGGATTCCCGCCCGCAGCCGGAGTCAGAGCCCGATTCGGTGTTCCCACGCGAGGTCGGGCTCTTCGCCGACTGCTACTCGGAGAAGAGCAGGTTCCGCTTCTGTGGGCACGTGCTGACTATCACGGAGAACTTCGGGTCCCGCCTCGGGGTGGCAGCGCGCGTGTGGGATGCG GCTCTAAGCCTGTGCAACTATTTCGAGAGTCAAAATgtggatttccgaggcaagaaagTGATCGAACTGGGCGCGGGGACTGGTATCGTGGGAATCTTGGCAGCGCTGCAGG GAAGTGTCCACGAGGTCTCTCTCAGCGTCTGCTCACCCAACTGTGTCTGTCTGCACTGCCTTCTCTCCTGGTACGATGCTAGACGTGCTGTGCTTCTAGTTAAGGTCAAGCCTCCCATGCCTCATGAGATCCTGAACCTTCTCATCTGTTTAAAGACACTGTTCAAGCAGATACCCTGCCCCCCTGCCTCTCCTGCGTTgctgttttcccttctctctcgatcattccatgtgtgtgtttgtattatgGATATAAATATGCGATAG
- the TSFM gene encoding elongation factor Ts, mitochondrial isoform X1 gives MSLLRSLRRCLLVRPGSCQLSARGPGPRLPPLQAGLPLLQSPQPRHTFHSASWLSSASSKERLMKLRRKTGYSFVNCKKALETCDGDLKQAESWLHKQAQKEGWSKAARLHGRKTKEGLIGLLQEGDTTVLVEVNCETDFVSRNLKFQQLVQQVARGTLLHCQNLKDQLSTYSKGFLNSSELSELPAGPESEGSLKDQLALAIGKLGENMILKRAAWVKVPAGFYVGSYVHGATHSPSLRNLALGKYGALVVCETAEPTADLGDLGRRLGQHVVGMAPLSVGSLDDEPGGEAETKMLSQPYLLDPSITLGQYVQPHGVAVVDFVRFECGEGGDAADAD, from the exons ATGTCGCTGCTGCGGTCCTTGCGCCGCTGCCTGCTCGTGCGGCCCGGGAGCTGCCAGCTGAGCGCGCGTGGCCCTGGTCCCCGCCTGCCTCCCTTGCAG GCCGGGCTCCCCCTGCTTCAGTCGCCCCAGCCGAGGCATACATTTCACTCTGCGTCCTGGCTGTCCTCGGCTTCCAGCAAGGAGCGCCTCATGAAGCTGCGGCGGAAAACGGGCTACTCCTTCGTAAACTGCAAGAAAGCCCTGGAGACGTGCGACGGGGATCTCAAACAg GCAGAGAGCTGGCTCCATAAGCAGGCCCAGAAGGAGGGCTGGAGTAAAGCTGCTAGGCTCCACGGGAGGAAGACCAAAGAAGGTCTTATTGGGCTGCTGCAGGAAGGAGACACAACTGTCTTAGTAGAG GTGAACTGTGAGACAGATTTTGTttccagaaatttaaaatttcaacagtTGGTCCAGCAAGTAGCCCGGGGAACCCTGTTACACTGTCAGAACTTGAAGGACCAGCTCTCcacatacagcaaa GGCTTCTTGAATTCCTCTGAGCTCTCTGAACTTCCAGCAGGACCCGAGAGCGAGGGTTCTCTCAAGGATCAGCTGGCCTTAGCGATTG GGAAACTGGGAGAAAACATGATTCTGAAACGGGCCGCGTGGGTGAAGGTGCCAGCTGGGTTCTATGTTGGCTCTTATGTGCATGGGGCCACGCACAGCCCCTCGCTCCGCAACCTGGCGCTGGGGAAGTATGGGGCCCTGGTCGTCTGCGAGACGGCAGAGCCGACGGCAGACCTCGGAGACCTTGGCCGCCGCCTCGGGCAGCACGTGGTGGGCATGGCTCCCCTCTCCGTTGGCTCCCTGGACGACGAGCCCGGGGGAGAGGCGGAGACCAAGATGCTGTCGCAGCCGTACTTGCTGGACCCTTCCATCACGCTGGGGCAGTACGTGCAGCCCCACGGCGTGGCCGTCGTAGACTTCGTGCGGTTTGAGTGCGGAGAAGGCGGAGACGCAGCAGACGCCGACTAG
- the METTL1 gene encoding tRNA (guanine-N(7)-)-methyltransferase gives MAGTEAGDAAGAEAPQPQKRYYRQRAHSNPMADHTLRYPVKPEDMDWSELYPEFFAPPPQNQSHDDPKDEKEKRAQAQVEFADIGCGYGGLLVELSPLFPDTLILGLEIRVKVSDYVQDRIRALRAAPGGGFQNIACLRSNAMKHLPNFFRKGQLAKMFFLFPDPHFKRTKHKWRIISPTLLAEYAYVLRVGGLVYTITDVPELHEWMCTHFEEHPLFERVPLEELSEDPIVGHLGTSTEEGKKVLRNGGKNFPAIFRRIQDPSLQAVTPTPTPPGH, from the exons ATGGCGGGAACCGAGGCTGGGGACGCGGCGGGGGCCGAGGCCCCACAGCCTCAGAAGCGCTACTATCGGCAGCGGGCTCACTCCAACCCCATGGCGGATCATACGCTGCGCTA CCCTGTGAAACCAGAGGACATGGACTGGTCTGAACTATACCCAGAGTTCTTCGCTCCACCACCTCAAAATCAGAGCCATGACGACCCAaaggatgagaaagaaaagagagctcAGGCCCAAGTGGAGTTTGCAGACATAGGCTGTGGCTATGGCGGCCTGTTAG TGGAACTGTCACCGCTGTTCCCAGACACGCTGATTCTGGGTCTGGAGATCCGGGTGAAAGTCTCAGACTATGTACAAGACCGGATCCGGGCCCTGCGAGCCGCTCCTGGAGGTGGTTTCCAGAACATCGCCTGTCTCCGCAGCAATGCCATGAAGCACCTTCCTAACTTCTTCCGCAAGGGCCAG CTGGCAAAGATGTTCTTCCTCTTCCCTGACCCACATTTCAAGCGGACGAAGCACAAGTGGCGAATCATCAGCCCCACACTGCTGGCAGAATATGCCTACGTGCTGAGAGTTGGG GGACTCGTGTACACCATCACCGACGTGCCGGAGCTGCATGAGTGGATGTGCACCCACTTTGAAGAGCACCCCTTGTTCGAGCGCGTGCCTCTGGAGGAGCTG AGTGAAGACCCCATTGTGGGACATCTGGGCACCTCGACCGAGGAGGGAAAGAAAGTTCTACGCAATGGAGGAAAGAACTTCCCAGCCATCTTCCGAAGAATACAGGATCCCTCCCTCCAGGCAGTGACTCCCACTCCTACCCCTCCTGGTCACTGA
- the EEF1AKMT3 gene encoding EEF1A lysine methyltransferase 3 isoform X1: protein MADSRPQPESEPDSVFPREVGLFADCYSEKSRFRFCGHVLTITENFGSRLGVAARVWDAALSLCNYFESQNVDFRGKKVIELGAGTGIVGILAALQGGDVTITDLPLVLEQIQGNVQANVPPGGRAQVRALSWGIDQHVFPGDYDLVLGADIVYLEPTFPLLLGTLRHLCGPHGTIYLASKMREEHGAESFFQHLLPQHFHLELAQRDEDENVNIYRARHRGPRPA, encoded by the exons ATGGCGGATTCCCGCCCGCAGCCGGAGTCAGAGCCCGATTCGGTGTTCCCACGCGAGGTCGGGCTCTTCGCCGACTGCTACTCGGAGAAGAGCAGGTTCCGCTTCTGTGGGCACGTGCTGACTATCACGGAGAACTTCGGGTCCCGCCTCGGGGTGGCAGCGCGCGTGTGGGATGCG GCTCTAAGCCTGTGCAACTATTTCGAGAGTCAAAATgtggatttccgaggcaagaaagTGATCGAACTGGGCGCGGGGACTGGTATCGTGGGAATCTTGGCAGCGCTGCAGG gGGGGGATGTTACCATCACTGACCTACCCCTGGTCCTAGAACAGATCCAGGGCAACGTCCAGGCCAATGTGCCCCCTGGAGGCCGGGCCCAGGTCCGCGCCTTGTCCTGGGGGATTGACCAGCATGTCTTCCCTGGAGACTATGACCTGGTGCTGGGGGCTGATATCGTGTACCTGGAGCCCACCTTCCCGCTGCTGCTGGGGACCCTCCGACACCTGTGCGGGCCCCATGGCACCATCTATCTGGCCTCCAAGATGAGAGAGGAGCACGGGGCAGAGAGCTTCTTTCAGCATCTCCTGCCCCAGCATTTCCACCTGGAGCTGGCCCAGCGGGATGAGGATGAAAATGTCAACATCTATAGGGCCAGGCACAGGGGACCAAGACCTGCCTGA
- the TSFM gene encoding elongation factor Ts, mitochondrial isoform X2, with protein MSLLRSLRRCLLVRPGSCQLSARGPGPRLPPLQAGLPLLQSPQPRHTFHSASWLSSASSKERLMKLRRKTGYSFVNCKKALETCDGDLKQAESWLHKQAQKEGWSKAARLHGRKTKEGLIGLLQEGDTTVLVEVNCETDFVSRNLKFQQLVQQVARGTLLHCQNLKDQLSTYSKGFLNSSELSELPAGPESEGSLKDQLALAIEPLAAGTASGSLWWGQRGFCLPRTRPDGRREAGLGWSLREFTAHLMFPVKASVLFSSGRLEVCMMFQ; from the exons ATGTCGCTGCTGCGGTCCTTGCGCCGCTGCCTGCTCGTGCGGCCCGGGAGCTGCCAGCTGAGCGCGCGTGGCCCTGGTCCCCGCCTGCCTCCCTTGCAG GCCGGGCTCCCCCTGCTTCAGTCGCCCCAGCCGAGGCATACATTTCACTCTGCGTCCTGGCTGTCCTCGGCTTCCAGCAAGGAGCGCCTCATGAAGCTGCGGCGGAAAACGGGCTACTCCTTCGTAAACTGCAAGAAAGCCCTGGAGACGTGCGACGGGGATCTCAAACAg GCAGAGAGCTGGCTCCATAAGCAGGCCCAGAAGGAGGGCTGGAGTAAAGCTGCTAGGCTCCACGGGAGGAAGACCAAAGAAGGTCTTATTGGGCTGCTGCAGGAAGGAGACACAACTGTCTTAGTAGAG GTGAACTGTGAGACAGATTTTGTttccagaaatttaaaatttcaacagtTGGTCCAGCAAGTAGCCCGGGGAACCCTGTTACACTGTCAGAACTTGAAGGACCAGCTCTCcacatacagcaaa GGCTTCTTGAATTCCTCTGAGCTCTCTGAACTTCCAGCAGGACCCGAGAGCGAGGGTTCTCTCAAGGATCAGCTGGCCTTAGCGATTG AACCACTGGCTGCAGGAACCGCATCTGGATCATTGTGGTGGGGGCAGCGGGGGTTTTGCCTTCCTCGTACACGACCTGATGGAAGgagggaagcagggctggggtggagcTTGCGGGAATTTACTGCTCATCTGATGTTTCCAGTCAAGGCATCAGTTCTGTTTTCATCAGGTCGTCTTGAGGTATGTATGATGTTTCAGTGA
- the AVIL gene encoding advillin, which yields MSLSSAFRAVGNDPGIITWRIEKMELALVPLRAHGSFYEGDCYVVLSTRRVGSLVSQDIHFWIGKDSSQDEQSCAAIYATQLDDYLGGSPVQHREVQYHESDTFRGYFKQGIIYKKGGVASGMRHVETNTYDVKRLLHVKGKRNPRATEVDMSWDSFNRGDVFLLDLGKVIVQWNGPESNSGERLKAMLLAKDIRDRERGGRAEIGVIEGDKEAASPELMKVLQDTLGRRSIIQPAVPDEVIDQQQKSNITLYHVSDSSGQLAVTEVATRPLVQDLLNPDDCYILDQSGTKIYVWKGRGATKAEKQMAMSKALDFIRLKGYPGSTNVETVSDGAESALFKQLFQKWTVKEQTVGLGKTFSVGKVAKVSQDKFDVTLLHTKPEVAARERMADDGNGKVEVWRVENLELVPVEPRWCGFFYGGDCYLVLYTYEMHGKPHYILYIWQGRHASQDELAASAYQAVEVDQQFEGAPVQVRVTMGKEPRHFMAIFKGKLVIFEGGTSRKGNAEPDPPVRLFQIQGHDKSNTKAVEVPAFTSSLNSNDVFLLRTQAEHYLWFGKGSSGDERAMAKDLAGLLCEGAENTVAEGQEPAEFWELLGGKTPYASDRRVQQEILDVQPRLFECSNKTGRFTVTEITDFSQDDLNPGDVMLLDTWDQVFLWVGAEANAAEKQGALTTAQEYLHTHPSGRDTSTPILIVKQGFEPPTFTGWFLAWDPHMWSAGKSYEQLKEELGDAAAITRITADMRDITLPLNSEPKYYPLEVLLKNQSQELPEDVNPAKKENYLSEQDFVSLFGITRGQFAALPGWKQLQMKKEKGLF from the exons ATGTCTCTGAGCAGTGCCTTCCGGGCTGTGGGCAACGACCCTGGGATCATCACCTGGAGAATAGAG AAAATGGAGCTGGCGCTGGTGCCCTTGCGTGCCCACGGCAGCTTCTATGAGGGAGACTGCTACGTCGTCCTCTCG ACGCGGAGAGTGGGCAGCCTCGTCTCCCAGGACATCCACTTCTGGATCGGGAAGGACTCCTCCCAGGACGAGCAGAGCTGTGCGGCCATCTACGCCACGCAGCTGGACGACTACCTGGGGGGCAGCCCCGTTCAGCACCGGGAGGTCCAGTACCACGAGTCCGACACCTTCCGCGGCTACTTCAAGCAGGGCATCAT CTACAAGAAGGGCGGTGTGGCCTCTGGGATGAGGCACGTGGAGACCAACACCTACGACGTGAAGCGGCTGCTGCACGTGAAGGGGAAGAGAAACCCCCGGGCCACCGAG GTGGACATGAGCTGGGACAGTTTTAACCGAGGAGACGTCTTCCTGCTGGATCTTGGGAAGGTCATCGTCCAGTGGAACGGCCCGGAGAGCAACAGCGGGGAGCGCCTGAAG GCGATGCTTCTGGCAAAGGATATTCGGGACAGGGAGCGAGGGGGTCGTGCTGAGATAGGAGTGATCGAGGGAGACAAGGAGGCAGCCAGCCCGGAGCTGATGAAGGTCCTTCAGGACACCCTCGGCCGGCGCTCCATCATCCAACCAGCAGTCCCAGACGAGGTCATAGACCAGCAGCAGAAATCAAACATCACACTGTATCA tgTCTCAGACTCATCTGGGCAGCTGGCGGTCACGGAGGTGGCGACGAGGCCTCTGGTCCAGGACTTACTGAACCCTGAT GACTGCTACATCCTGGACCAAAGTGGAACCAAGATCTACGTGTGGAAAGGAAGAGGAGCCACAAAGGCTGAGAAACAGATGGCCATGTCTAAAGCCCTG GACTTCATCAGGTTGAAGGGCTACCCCGGCAGCACCAACGTGGAGACCGTCAGTGACGGGGCCGAGTCGGCCCTGTTCAAGCAGCTGTTCCAGAAGTGGACAGTGAAGGAGCAGACCGTGGGTCTGGGGAAGACCTTCAGCGTGGGTAAAGTCG CGAAGGTTTCCCAGGATAAGTTTGATGTAACCCTGCTGCACACCAAACCAGAGGTGGCGGCCCGGGAGAGAATGGCGGACGACGGCAATGGCAAAGTCGAG GTCTGGAGGGTAGAGAACCTGGAGCTGGTCCCCGTGGAGCCCCGGTGGTGCGGCTTCTTTTACGGGGGAGACTGCTACCTGGTCCTCTACACGTATGAGATGCATGGGAAGCCTCATTACATCCTGTACATCTGGCAG GGCCGCCACGCCTCACAGGATGAGCTGGCAGCCTCGGCATATCAGGCGGTAGAGGTGGACCAGCAGTTTGAAGGGGCCCCCGTGCAGGTTCGGGTCACCATGGGGAAGGAGCCGCGCCACTTCATGGCCATCTTCAAAGGAAAGCTGGTCATCTTTGAG ggTGGGACTTCGAGGAAGGGAAATGCTGAGCCAGATCCTCCAGTAAGACTCTTCCAGATTCAAGGACATGACAAATCTAACACCAAAGCAGTGGAGGTCCCTGCCTTCACCTCCTCCCTAAACTCCAATGATGTCTTTCtgctgcggacccaggcagaGCATTACCTGTGGTTCGGCAAG GGGTCTAGTGGGGATGAGCGGGCCATGGCCAAGGACCTGGCCGGACTCCTCTGTGAGGGCGCGGAGAATACAGTGGCTGAGGGCCAGGAGCCGGCCGAGTTCTGGGAGCTGCTGGGAGGGAAAACTCCCTACGCCAGTGACAGAAG AGTGCAGCAGGAGATCCTAGATGTCCAGCCTCGCCTCTTTGAATGCTCCAATAAGACCGGCCGGTTCACGGTCACTGAGATCACAGACTTCAGCCAGGACGACCTGAACCCAGGTGACGTGATGCTCCTGGATACCTGGGACCAG GTGTTCCTGTGGGTCGGGGCCGAGGCCAACGCCGCGGAGAAGCAGGGCGCCCTGACTACCGCCCAGGAGTACCTGCACACTCACCCCAGCGGCCGGGACACCAGCACACCGATCCTGATCGTCAAGCAGGGCTTCGAGCCTCCCACCTTCACAGGCTGGTTCCTGGCCTGGGACCCTCACATGTGGAGC GCAGGGAAATCATATGAACAGTTAAAAGAGGAGCTGGGAGACGCTGCTGCTATCACAAGAATCACTGCT GATATGAGGGATATAACCCTTCCCCTGAATTCTGAGCCAAAATATTACCCCCTAGAAGTTCTGTTGAAAAATCAGAGCCAGGAGTTGCCAGAGGATGTGAACCCTGCCAAAAAGGAG AATTACCTCTCCGAACAGGACTTTGTTTCCCTGTTTGGCATCACCAGAGGGCAGTTTGCTGCTCTGCCTGGCTGGAAACAGCtccagatgaagaaagaaaaggggctTTTCTGA